From the Desulfonatronum thiodismutans genome, the window TTTCCGAGTTTTCCCGCCGGGAAATCCACCACCACCTCGACTTGCCCCTGGAACGCATCCAAGTTGTCTACGAAGCCCCGCTGCCACCAACATCAGTACATCAAAAAGCAACAGCCTCTCCCGTAGCCGATGCCTCCCTCCACAAGCAACCTCCCCAGGCGGACGCGCCCTTCATCCTGGCCTTCGCCAGCCAGTCCCCGCACAAGAACATCCCCCGGTTGATAGAAGCCTTTGCCCGGATCGCACCCTCCGTGCCGCACCATCTCATCCTGGCCGGGCACCTGCCCGGGGACGGGGCCGCGGACCGGGCTATCAGCCGATGGGACATTGCCCACCGTGTCCGGCTGACCGGCTATCTGCCCCGGGCCGAGGTGGATCGTCTGCTGTCCAAGGCCGCGCTGTTCGCCTTTCCATCCATGTACGAAGGGTTCGGCCTGCCCGTGCTGGAAGCCCAGGCCGCGGAGACGCCCGTGGCCTGTGCACGGCGCGGTGCCCTGCCCGAGGTGGCCGGGGAAGGTGCGGTGTTTTTCGATCCGGAAAATGTCCTGGACATGGCCGCGACCCTGGCCCACGCCCTCACGGACGAGGATCTGCGCCACAGCCTCGTGGCCCAAGGCCGCCTCAATCTGAAGCGTTTTTCCTGGACCGAGGCGGCCCGCCAAACCCTGGACCTTTACGCCCGGGCCGCCTGGCGCGGCCGAAACAGATACGTCGGCCCTCCGGCCAACCCCTCGGCCGTTCTTGGGCACGGCGCTTCAACGAGTTCCCTCGACCACTTCGCGGACGAGTCTCCGGGCTTCACCAATGAAGAGTCCTCCTACGACGACCAGACGCTCCCGCGCCCCCACGCCAGAACCAAGCCGAAGCAGCCCTAATCCATGACCGCTTCTTCCGCCAAACTCCCCGAAGACGGCGTTTCTCAACAAGAACAGGAACGCGCCCCGGAACACCCTCCGAAACACTTTCGGGTCAGCATCGTCACCGCGGTGCTCAACGGCGAAGCGCATCTGGCCGACGCCATCCAGAGCGTCCGCGAGCAGAGCTATCCCCACATCGAGCATATCATCGTGGACGGCGGCTCCCGGGATGGAACCGTCTCCATCATCCAAGCCCACGCGGACGGAATCGCCAAATGGGTTTCCGAACCGGATCAGGGCATTTACGACGCCATGAACAAGGGCATCAGCATGGCTACGGGGAGCATCGTCGGCACGCTCAACGCCGATGATTTCTACCCCCGACCGGACGTCATCGCCGACGTGGTCCAAACCTTCGCGCAAACCGAGACCGACGCGGTGTTCGCCGATTTGCTGATGGTGGACCGGGCCGATCCGCGCAAAGTCATCCGGTTTTACGACTCCTCCGACTTCCACCCCGGACGCTTTTGCCAGGGCTGGATGCCGCCCCACCCCACTTTTTTCACCCTGCGGGAACACTATCAACGCTTTGGGCTCTACCGCACGGACTACCGCATCGCCGCGGACTACGAACTGCTGACCCGCTTCCTGGCCCGCCACGGGCTCGCCTACACCCGTATCCCCAAGGTGCTGGTGCACATGCGTTCAGGAGGGGTCAGTTCCAGGAACCTCAAGAGCAACTGGGTGCTGAACCGCGAAATCGTGCGAGCCTGCAAGGAAAACGACATCCACACGACCATGCCGCGTCTGCTCTGCAAGTATCCTCGGAAATTACTGGAGTATGTCCGCAGACCTGAAAAATGAGACACGCGCTTTTTCGCCCCTCTCCAACGGCACCGTTGGTTTGTCACTGAAAAATAGCAATGCCGCACGATTCCTCCTCAATGACAAAACAAAACACTTTTATCGTGAAGGGAACCATGCGGCATTGACGGAAAGCCGCTTCGTCGACCGGCGAGAGGTCTCGGCTACAGCAGTTTCTTGGCCGCATCCAAGGCCAGTTCGTAATTCGGCTCCTGCCCTACTTCCTTGACCAGCTCCATATACCGAACGGTTTTCTCACGATCCACGACGAACACGGCCCGGGCCAGAAGGCGCAGTTCCTTGATCAGCATGCCGTATTCAGTGCCGAACGAGGCGTCTTTGTGATCGGAAAGGGTCAAAACGTTGTTTACTCCGGCGGCGGCGCACCAGCGTTTTTGAGCAAAGGGCAGATCCATGCTGATGACCAGGATCTGAACGTCGTCTCCCAATTTGGCCGCTTCCTGATTGAAGCGACGGGCTTCGAGGTCGCAGACCGGGGTGTCCAGGGACGGAACCGAGGTGATGATCGTCACCTTGTCCTTGAGGGATGAAAAGCTGAACGGCTTGAGGTCGTTGTCCACGACCTGGAAATCCGGCGCGGCGTCGCCTTCCTGAACCGTGTTGCCAGTCAGCGTTATGGGCTGGCCTTTCAACGTGATCAAACCAAAACGTTCCTTCATGATCGGCTCCTTGTTGTGGTTATGTTTCTCGAAAGTACGTCCATCTGGGCGGTGATGCGGCGAAGCAGGTGTTCGCCGACGGGCATTCACCGGGCATCTCTTGGCAATCTGGTTCCGGAAGAGTAACCTTCACGATTCGGAGTTGCAAGAACCCCGCGCAATTCTTATGAACATCCGATTCAAGACGCCAATCTAGAGACCAATCGCATGCCCGCTTCCACCACCCGACTCCTCACCGACATGTTCGACGCCATGTTGGCCCGCCTTGGTCCAAGCGGATGGTGGCCGGCCCAAAGTCCGTTTGAAGTGGTCCTGGGCGCGATTTTGACCCAGAACACCAACTGGTCCAACGTGGAAAAGGCCATTGCCAGCCTGCGCCGGCACGACCTGCTCGACCCGGAACAGCTTCGCTTGGCTCGGCCGGAGGCCGTGGAGGAGTGCATTCGACCATCGGGGTTCTTTCGGCAAAAAGCCAAAAAAATCCAAAATTTTCTGGACTTTCTGGACCAGGAGCGCGCATTGGATATGAAGGATCTTGCCCTTCTGAACACCGTTGAACTGCGCGAACGGTTGCTGGCAGTCAAGGGCATCGGTCCGGAGACCGCGGACAGCATTCTGCTCTACGCATTGGACCGCCCGGTGTTCGTGGTGGACGCTTATACGGCCAGAATCTGCAACCGACATGGACTTGTTCCCGAAGACGTGGATTACGCCGAGCTGCAAGATATGTTCATGTCTCATCTTCCGGAACAGGTTGAACATTACAACGAATACCACGCCTTACTGGTGCGGGTCGGCAAGGAGTGGTGCCGAAAACGGAAGCCGCGCTGCGATGAGTGTCCCCTGCGACCGTTTCTCCCCCACTACTCCCCTCCCGGGTATACCCCCTGAAACTCCACTTTCCGTGCTCTCCACGCATCCCATGAAAGCATCGCCCTTTGCCTTTTCTCGAATCCGTTGGCCCCAGATTTGGTTTTGGACGGTCATGATTTTACTCTTTCTGAGCGGTCCAAGCCCGGCCGCGACCACGGGAACCATTCAACGCACCCTGGAAGAGCGTGAGCGCGATATCCGTACCCACGAAGATATTCTCAAAGGCCTTTCAGAGCAGGAACGCGCCTTGTTCGCCGATCTGCAGGAAGTGGAGGCCCGGTTGCGGGCCACTGCGGACGAGATCACGGAACTGGAAACACATCTGGATCGCCTGCGTCAGGAAGAACGCGTCCGGCTGAAGGACTATCAGGAACTGGACTTGGCTCGGGCCCAAACCAGCGAGGAACTGGGCCGTCTGCTGGCCCTGCTCTGGCCGGTGCATTTGCAGGGCGTGGAGCACAATCTCCAGACGTTGACCTCCTGGGACGAGGCTGACCGGCAATACAATTGGCTGTCCCGGATCTACGACCTGGTTCAGGACCGAATCGATCAACTTCGCCGACAGGGGCGGGAATTGGCTCTGGGACTGGCCCGACTGGAGCGGGCGCGAGAAGAAATCACCGCGCAGATGCTTCGAATCGAAGCCGGCAAGGACCGACTGCTCAAGCAAAAGCTGGAATTCCTGCGCCGCGTCCAGGAGGTGCGCGCGCAACAAGTCTCAGCTGAAGAACAAATCAAGGAAATCCTGCAAAGCATCGCCGAGCTGAACTACCGGCTCCAAACCCTGACATCCAGGAACTTCACGGACTTGCGTGGTCACATGACTTGGCCGACCCAGGGCCGGGTCGTGGAACGTTTTCGGCCTCAGGCCGACCCTCCGCACCGCGGCTTGAGTTTCGCGATGTCCGAGAACGCAGCCGTGCGCGCCATCTCCTGGGGCAAGGTGGTTCATAGCGACGTGCTCCGGGGTTATGGCCACGTGGTCATTCTCTACCACGGTGAAGATTATTACAGCCTGTACGCGTTTCTGAACAACCCGCTTGTCGCCGTGGGTCAGGAAGTGGAAAAGGATGAACAGATCGGAGTAGCGGGGCGTTACCCCAAAGTGGATGGTCCGGGGCTCTACTTTGAATTGCGTTTTCAGCAAAATCCCGTTAATCCTGATATCTGGCTTGTCGCCGATTAACGGCGGCAATGGCGACGGCAACGAGTGAATTGACAAGAGAATCCGGATACGGAAGCCGGAGGGACCGCGGAAACCCCGTCGACGACAAGCCGCACCGGAACGTATATCCCTGCACGGTGCTTTCGGGCGCCGTCCACCATATCAGCACACGATTTCAACATGCATTCGGAGGTCATCATGCGGGTTGTCCACTGGGTCGGCACCGTTACACTTCTTTTCTTGCTGGCCGTCACTTTCGGTCAGAGCATGGCCACGGACGAGGAACGCTACTCGCCGCTCAAGCGCTTCAGCCAGGTCTTGGACTTGGTGGAGCGTTATTACGTTCAGGACGTGGATCGCAACGAGATGATCCAGGGCGCCATCCGGGGCATGCTTCAGGAACTGGATCCCCATTCCAGCTTCATGACCCAGGACGCCTTCCGGGAAATGCAGATCGACACCTCCGGGGAGTTCACGGGGATCGGCATTGAGATCAGCCTCGTGGAAGGCAGGCTGACGGTCGTGTCCCCCATCGAGGACACCCCGGCCTTCCGTGAGGGACTCAAATCCGGAGATCATATTTTGGAAATCGACGGCCAATCCACCCAGGACATTACGATCATGGACGCCGTGAAGCTGATTCGAGGGCCCCGGGGCACAACCGTGGATCTGACCATCCTGTCCAAGGGCGATACCGTTCCCCGCACCGTGACCATCAGCCGCGACGTCATCCCGATGCACACGGTCAAGCTGTTCGAATTGGAGCCCGGAGTGGTCCTGGTGCGGCTGACCAGCTTCAAGGAAACCACCATGGACGACCTGCGGGAAGCCCTGGACCGATTCGACCTTGATCAGCGCGTTGGGCTGATCCTCGACCTGCGCAACAACCCCGGCGGATTGCTGAACCAGGCCGTGGCCGTGGCCGACGCCTTTCTGCACGAGGGCAAAATCGTCTATACCAAAGGGCGGTCGGCCCAGGCGGAAATGAACTTCGACGCATCCCGCAACGTGCTGGACAAGGAAACGCCCATGGTGGTGCTGATCAACGCCGGTTCAGCCTCCGCCTCGGAAATCGTCGCCGGGGCCCTGCAGGACCACGGACGGGCGTTAATCCTGGGTGAACAGACCTTTGGCAAGGGGTCCGTGCAGACGATCATCCCCCTGGCCGACGGCTCCGGGATCAAGCTGACAACGGCGGTCTACTATACGCCCAACGGCCGCTCCATCCAGGCCAAGGGCATCGACCCGGACATTTCGGTTCCCTTTGTCGCCTTGAGTGACGACCAGCGAGAAGGGCGCATGCCTTTGGTTCGCGAAGGCGACCTGATCCGACACCTGGAAACCGGCCCGATTCCCCCGGACCAGCGCGATCACCCCAGACCCCAGGTCCTGGAAATGCTCGAACGGGACAACCAGCTGCGCTTGGCCTTGGAAATGGTTAAGGCCATGCCCAGACTCAAAGCGCTCCGTTAACCTCGCAAACCGACATGGGTCGGCGATGACCGGTAAAACAACGAAAAAAAACGGCAAGCCCTCCCGCTCTTCCACCTCCACGAAAAGTGGTGGCAAGGGCGGGGGCAAGCCCAAGAAAACCGCGGCCAAAACCGGCCGCAAACGATCATCCCGTAAGGTTTTTTCCAAGCTCTGGGTGATGCTCATGGCCGCGGCCACCGGTTTGACCGCCATCACCCTTGTCTGGGCCTTGAGCCTCTCCCCGGTGGATACCCTGTCTACGGACATCGCGACGATCGACAAACCGGTCTCAGCTCCAGCCCCAACTTCCTCCCCTCAATCTGTTTCCCGGCCCGCGCCCACGCAGCCGGCCAAGGTCGCCAGCTTGAAGACTCCAGCCCCAGCGAACCATGTCCGCGCCCGCATCGCGCCCGATGCCGCCCCCCCACCTCCGTCACACCGTCAAGGCTTGGTTTACGAAGTATTCGACACGGAACTGCTGGAGCAGCAGGTCAAGGAGGTCGACTTGGCCTTGGTCCAGACCATCATGGAGTTGAACCTGGACCCTCGCTCGGTGCGGCATCTGGACATTCAGATGAAAACCAGAAACGGGCAGAAATACCACACCCAGTCCCTGGCCATCGGCTTGGACCGGGATGCCCGAAGCTTCGAACAGACCCTGCGCCGCAACCTGGAACTTTGGGTGCATAACGCGGAACTGCGGCAGATTAACGGTGGGCCCGGCAAACAAGAATTACGGATATCCCTGCTCAATTTGCCGACGCATACTCTGTTTCTGGAAGAACACGCCCGCAAACCCCTTCCGCCCCCCTCTCCCGCTCAACCGGGAACCGGTCCGCGACTGGTGGTGGTGATCGACGACCTGGGCGAGAACGTACACCAAGCCAGGGAACTGGCCGCCCTATCCTTCCCGGTGACCTTCGCCGTTCTGCCCAATATTTCCAAAAGTCGGGAAGTTGCCCGGATCGGAGCCGCCGCGGGCCGCGACGTGCTCCTGCACCAGCCCATGGAACCCCTGGACTACCCCCACCGGGCCGACCCCGGCCCCGGGGCCCTGTTCGTGGGCATGGAGGATGAGCAAATCCTGAGAATCCTGCGGAACAATCTGGCCCAGGTTCCCCAAGCCATCGGGATCAACAATCACATGGGCTCCCGGTTCACCGCGGACGAGTCGGGCATGTCCACGGTGCTCCAGGAGTTGAAGCGTCGCGACCTCTTTTTTCTGGACAGCCTGACCACCGGAGATTCCGTCGCGGACGAACAGGCCCGCAAAATCGGCCTGGAGCACCTTCGCAGGCACATTTTCCTGGACAACATTCCCAATGTCCAGGCAATTCTGTTCCAACTGCGCAAGGCCGAGCAATTGGCCCATAACCAGGGGCAGGTGATCGCCATCGGCCACCCCTACCCGGAAACCCTGGAAGCATTGAAGCTATGGGAGCGCGAACGTGATCAGCGAATCAACGTCGTCTCCCTCGGCTCCCTGCTCTCCCGCCAGTCCTTGGCCGAGCGCTGACAAACCAATTTCATCATGTTCAACCTGTTTTTCATCCCAAAGGGCACCATGCCCGAGGAGCGGGTCGATCTGTTGGCGCGTGGGGACGGTCTGCGCATCGAGCGAATCATCTCGCTGGGCCATGTTTCGCCTCCCGATTTCTGGTATGACCAGGAACTGGACGAATGGGTCGCCCTCGTACAGGGCGAGGCGGAAATCCGCTTCACGGACGGAAGGACCAAGACCCTCAAAGCCGGAGACTGTCTCTTTCTCCCAGCCGGCTTGCGACACCGCGTGGAACGCACCAGCGACGACCCGCCCTGCATCTGGCTGGCCGTGCATGGCCGGATGACCGACAAGGCGCATTCCTGATCCGTGCGCACCCCGCAAATGGATTCAACCTTCGCCGCCTTTTGATGACCATAGGAGAGACGATCATGCGCCGAATACGCTTTCCCATGACTCTTGTCTTTTTGACGTTCATGGCCGTCGGCTGTTCCTACTCCAGCGTCGGCCACTTGCAGCGTCAGCCCTGGGTATTGAACGCGGAACAACAACTGGAGATGCGTTTCTGGCGCTTTACCTACGTCGCGGAGTCCTATGGCGGACAGTACCGAGTCAAGGGACGGGCGGTCCCCAAGACGGAAAACCTTCCGGCTGATTTGAGTTGGATCGAGGATTTATGGCTGGCCGCCTATCTCAGCGACGACCAGGGACGGGTCCTGGCCCAGGATTTGCGCGTTTACTCCAGCCTCATCCTGGATCCCGCTCAAGGAGTGTCCTTCACGTTCACCTTGCGTCCGGACCGGCTCAACCGCACGGCCTCTCTCCAGATCACCTTCGGCTACAACATGACCCTCGCCCCGCATGAACACTACATGGCTCAGGAGGCCTCGGAAAAAAAACACGCGGGGGAACGCGGCTCAGTGTTCTTCGCTCATGAGGGGGCATTAACCAGAATCTGAATCGATGGCTGGTGAGGGTCGATGGCTCTTCAGCCCTGTCCTTCACGTGCCCGTCCCGCCACCTCGCAGCAACTTCTGGACATCGACACGGATTCTTTTTAAGAACTTCTCACGCATGGGCGAACTCGTTTTCAACGAACGCCCATGCCATGCCTCCTTGCTTCAGGTCGCCCCATGGCGCCAAGAGGGAACCCGGTGTAATTCCGGGACGGTCCCGCCGCTGTAAGTCCCATTCAACCCGACTGGCTTCGCATGGCCACTGGAACCGTGTTCCGGGAAGGCCCGCCAGATCAGGGGGACAAGTCAGAAGACCTGC encodes:
- a CDS encoding glycosyltransferase family 4 protein; the protein is MTFSSVDLGIHRPLRVGLNLLYLLPGIVGGTETYAAGLLRGLAEADDGLEYVVFLNQESADWPLPDIPAFQRVICPVRASNRVRRLLYEQFRLPALARRHGVDVLHSLGYVGPVLGRCPGVVTIHDMNTKGHGRSMPLSKRLALAFLVRCSAHAARQVITVSEFSRREIHHHLDLPLERIQVVYEAPLPPTSVHQKATASPVADASLHKQPPQADAPFILAFASQSPHKNIPRLIEAFARIAPSVPHHLILAGHLPGDGAADRAISRWDIAHRVRLTGYLPRAEVDRLLSKAALFAFPSMYEGFGLPVLEAQAAETPVACARRGALPEVAGEGAVFFDPENVLDMAATLAHALTDEDLRHSLVAQGRLNLKRFSWTEAARQTLDLYARAAWRGRNRYVGPPANPSAVLGHGASTSSLDHFADESPGFTNEESSYDDQTLPRPHARTKPKQP
- a CDS encoding glycosyltransferase family 2 protein; this translates as MTASSAKLPEDGVSQQEQERAPEHPPKHFRVSIVTAVLNGEAHLADAIQSVREQSYPHIEHIIVDGGSRDGTVSIIQAHADGIAKWVSEPDQGIYDAMNKGISMATGSIVGTLNADDFYPRPDVIADVVQTFAQTETDAVFADLLMVDRADPRKVIRFYDSSDFHPGRFCQGWMPPHPTFFTLREHYQRFGLYRTDYRIAADYELLTRFLARHGLAYTRIPKVLVHMRSGGVSSRNLKSNWVLNREIVRACKENDIHTTMPRLLCKYPRKLLEYVRRPEK
- the tpx gene encoding thiol peroxidase; this translates as MKERFGLITLKGQPITLTGNTVQEGDAAPDFQVVDNDLKPFSFSSLKDKVTIITSVPSLDTPVCDLEARRFNQEAAKLGDDVQILVISMDLPFAQKRWCAAAGVNNVLTLSDHKDASFGTEYGMLIKELRLLARAVFVVDREKTVRYMELVKEVGQEPNYELALDAAKKLL
- a CDS encoding endonuclease III domain-containing protein, with the translated sequence MPASTTRLLTDMFDAMLARLGPSGWWPAQSPFEVVLGAILTQNTNWSNVEKAIASLRRHDLLDPEQLRLARPEAVEECIRPSGFFRQKAKKIQNFLDFLDQERALDMKDLALLNTVELRERLLAVKGIGPETADSILLYALDRPVFVVDAYTARICNRHGLVPEDVDYAELQDMFMSHLPEQVEHYNEYHALLVRVGKEWCRKRKPRCDECPLRPFLPHYSPPGYTP
- a CDS encoding murein hydrolase activator EnvC family protein — translated: MILLFLSGPSPAATTGTIQRTLEERERDIRTHEDILKGLSEQERALFADLQEVEARLRATADEITELETHLDRLRQEERVRLKDYQELDLARAQTSEELGRLLALLWPVHLQGVEHNLQTLTSWDEADRQYNWLSRIYDLVQDRIDQLRRQGRELALGLARLERAREEITAQMLRIEAGKDRLLKQKLEFLRRVQEVRAQQVSAEEQIKEILQSIAELNYRLQTLTSRNFTDLRGHMTWPTQGRVVERFRPQADPPHRGLSFAMSENAAVRAISWGKVVHSDVLRGYGHVVILYHGEDYYSLYAFLNNPLVAVGQEVEKDEQIGVAGRYPKVDGPGLYFELRFQQNPVNPDIWLVAD
- a CDS encoding S41 family peptidase yields the protein MRVVHWVGTVTLLFLLAVTFGQSMATDEERYSPLKRFSQVLDLVERYYVQDVDRNEMIQGAIRGMLQELDPHSSFMTQDAFREMQIDTSGEFTGIGIEISLVEGRLTVVSPIEDTPAFREGLKSGDHILEIDGQSTQDITIMDAVKLIRGPRGTTVDLTILSKGDTVPRTVTISRDVIPMHTVKLFELEPGVVLVRLTSFKETTMDDLREALDRFDLDQRVGLILDLRNNPGGLLNQAVAVADAFLHEGKIVYTKGRSAQAEMNFDASRNVLDKETPMVVLINAGSASASEIVAGALQDHGRALILGEQTFGKGSVQTIIPLADGSGIKLTTAVYYTPNGRSIQAKGIDPDISVPFVALSDDQREGRMPLVREGDLIRHLETGPIPPDQRDHPRPQVLEMLERDNQLRLALEMVKAMPRLKALR
- a CDS encoding divergent polysaccharide deacetylase family protein — its product is MTGKTTKKNGKPSRSSTSTKSGGKGGGKPKKTAAKTGRKRSSRKVFSKLWVMLMAAATGLTAITLVWALSLSPVDTLSTDIATIDKPVSAPAPTSSPQSVSRPAPTQPAKVASLKTPAPANHVRARIAPDAAPPPPSHRQGLVYEVFDTELLEQQVKEVDLALVQTIMELNLDPRSVRHLDIQMKTRNGQKYHTQSLAIGLDRDARSFEQTLRRNLELWVHNAELRQINGGPGKQELRISLLNLPTHTLFLEEHARKPLPPPSPAQPGTGPRLVVVIDDLGENVHQARELAALSFPVTFAVLPNISKSREVARIGAAAGRDVLLHQPMEPLDYPHRADPGPGALFVGMEDEQILRILRNNLAQVPQAIGINNHMGSRFTADESGMSTVLQELKRRDLFFLDSLTTGDSVADEQARKIGLEHLRRHIFLDNIPNVQAILFQLRKAEQLAHNQGQVIAIGHPYPETLEALKLWERERDQRINVVSLGSLLSRQSLAER
- a CDS encoding cupin domain-containing protein; this encodes MFNLFFIPKGTMPEERVDLLARGDGLRIERIISLGHVSPPDFWYDQELDEWVALVQGEAEIRFTDGRTKTLKAGDCLFLPAGLRHRVERTSDDPPCIWLAVHGRMTDKAHS